The sequence below is a genomic window from Uranotaenia lowii strain MFRU-FL chromosome 2, ASM2978415v1, whole genome shotgun sequence.
CAATGTTCATCTACTTTTTACTGGTCCTTCTACTGGCATTGTATTGCTGGATACAAAGCTGTTATAGCTATTGGAGCCGTCGGAATGTCCCACACGCCCCTCCAACTTTTCCATTCGGAAATTTGCGAGAACTCCAGCAAAAGCCAATGTTCTTGTCGCTAACGGAATTTTACAACCGCCACAAAGCTCCGGGTGTAAAGTTTATCGGCCTTTACTCGTTCCTCAAACCAGTAGTTCTCATCGCCGATTTGGACATGATGAAGGATGTGTTACTGAAGGATTTCGAATATTTCCATGACCGCGGAATCTACAACAACGATAAAGCTAATCCAATTGGAGCACATTTGATCACCCTCGAAGGTACTCGGTGGAAAAATGTTCGCAGCAAACTAACGCCAGCGTTTACTTCTGGAAAAATAAGACTGATGTATCCAACGATGAAGGACGTTGCCAAGCGACTGTGGAAGCAGGTACAGTTTGAACTGGATCATGGGGATGAAATCGAGATGAAGGACATATTTGCCAGATTTACTACAGACGTGATTGGTAGTTGTGCGTTTGGACTAAATTGCGACAGCTTGGAAAATCCCAAAGCCATTTTTAGAGAAATGGGACGGGTGGCAACGGAACAGTCTgcgaaaactaaatttttacgtGATTTCTGCAACACGTTCCCGAGGCTGGGGATAGCTTTAGGGATTAAGGTCATTGATGACGAAGTAgagaaatttttcttcgatACAGTTAGAGAAACCATCAATCACCGAAAGGCCAACAATGTGAGACGAGGAGATTTCTTGGATATTTTGATCAGAATGCAGAAGGATGAAACTTCTTCTGGAGAGGCTAATGATTTGGGGGGATGGCAATTTCATGAAATTGTTGCCCAATgctttgtatttttcttagctGCATTCGAAACATCCTCCACAGCCATGTCATTTTGTATGTACGAGCTTGCTCGTAATCCAGAATTGCAAGAGAAAGCTCGGCTCGAGATTGAACAAGTCTTGGCCAAGCATGGTTCATCATTCACCTACGAAGCTATTCATGAAATGAAATATCTTGAAAACTGTATCAATGGTAGTTCAAATAGTTCTGATatcttttaagattttaacattcatttttttttttcagaaagtaTGCGCCTCTATCCTCCGGCATCAATTTCGACAAGGGTAGTTACCAAGGATTACCACGTGCCAGAAATGAACGTGACCATCGAAAAAGGAACTCGAGTGATGCTGCCATTTCACGCCTTCCACAACGATCCAGCTAATTATCCGGAACCGGAAAGATTCGACCCGGACAGGTTTACCCCAGAAACGATGGCTTCCTGGCATCCGCTGCAGTTTATGCCGTTCGGATATGGCGCCCGCAACTGCATCGGCATGCGCTTCGGAATGATGCAGATTCGATTGGGGATGGCGTACCTGCTGAAAAACTTCCGCTTCATGTTGTCCCCGAAAACTTCAGTTCCGCCACAATTTAATCCTGTGAATATCCTGACCGGATTCCAAGGAGGATTGTGGATAAACGTTGAGAGTGTTGAGCACGTTGAAAGTGCTCAGAAAATGAGAACTTTTTCAGAGTAGTAAAACCactttttgtttccaaaatatttaagGTTTACATATAGATGACAGCTTATAATATTTTGTCAGTTAGTTTAGTAATTTAGTCTagttttcaggaaaaaaaggaattatttcttgatcatttttgtttcatacatGATTTTCTGTTG
It includes:
- the LOC129741154 gene encoding probable cytochrome P450 6a13, producing MFIYFLLVLLLALYCWIQSCYSYWSRRNVPHAPPTFPFGNLRELQQKPMFLSLTEFYNRHKAPGVKFIGLYSFLKPVVLIADLDMMKDVLLKDFEYFHDRGIYNNDKANPIGAHLITLEGTRWKNVRSKLTPAFTSGKIRLMYPTMKDVAKRLWKQVQFELDHGDEIEMKDIFARFTTDVIGSCAFGLNCDSLENPKAIFREMGRVATEQSAKTKFLRDFCNTFPRLGIALGIKVIDDEVEKFFFDTVRETINHRKANNVRRGDFLDILIRMQKDETSSGEANDLGGWQFHEIVAQCFVFFLAAFETSSTAMSFCMYELARNPELQEKARLEIEQVLAKHGSSFTYEAIHEMKYLENCINESMRLYPPASISTRVVTKDYHVPEMNVTIEKGTRVMLPFHAFHNDPANYPEPERFDPDRFTPETMASWHPLQFMPFGYGARNCIGMRFGMMQIRLGMAYLLKNFRFMLSPKTSVPPQFNPVNILTGFQGGLWINVESVEHVESAQKMRTFSE